A region of the Curtobacterium flaccumfaciens pv. betae genome:
ATGCCCTGCTGCTCGACGTCGCCGGCACCGCGGCGTCGCTCGGCCTGGCGGTCGACGGCATCGTGACGAGCACCGGCCGGGCGCTCCTCGACGGCGACGCCGAGCAGGCCGCCGACGACCTGCCGGGCACTGTCGAGCGGGTCTACCTGCAGCACGACCTCACCGTCATCGCACCGGGGCCGCTCGCGCCGGTGGACGACGACGCCCTGCGCACCGTCGCCGTGCTCGAGGCGCCGGGCCTCGCGGCGCGCTACCGCATCTCCGAGGACACCCTGCGCGCGGCGTTCCGGGCCGGACACTCCCGCGACGACCTGCTGTCCCTGCTCGGACGGCTGTCGGCGACCGGGATCCCGCAGCCCCTCGCCTACCTGATCGACCAGGTGGCCGGACGCGACGGCAGCATCGTCGTCGACCGGGGGCCGGGTGGCGTCGGGACCGAGGTCCGCGGCACCGCCGATCAGCTCGACCTCGTCGGGGTGGACGCCGAGCTCCGGCAGCTCGCGTGGGAGCGGCCTGACCTGACGACGCTGACCACGCGCTACCCGCCGCACGTCGTGCACACCGCGCTCGAGGACCAGCGCTACCCGGCCGTCCTGACGACCGCAGCCCGCCCCGAGGCGCACCACGGGCCTCCCGGCCGGCGCAGCCCCACCGGACGCTCGCCGGAACAGTCGGCGCACGCACTCGTCGAACGGCTCCGCCTGACGACGCAGCGCGGCGACGCGGAGCCGGAGCAGGAGTGGCTCGGTCGGCAGATCGACCTGGCCGTGCGCGGACGCACGCCGATCCGTGTGACCGTCCGGATGCCGGACGGCTCGGAGCGGCCGTTCTCGATCGTGCCGACCTCGGTCGCGGCCGGACGCGTCCGCGGGCGGGACACGGCGGTCGACGTCGAGCGGACCCTGCCGCTGTCGCTCGTCGTGTCGGTCGAGAGCGACGCCTGAGCCGCGCGGTCACCCGCACGCAGGTGTCGACGGCTAGGCTGGCGGGTCATGAACGGACCGCTGATCGTGCAGAGCGACCGCACCGTGCTCCTCGAGGTCGCGCACCCCGATGCCGAGGACGCACGCCACGAGCTCGCGGCCTTCGCCGAGCTCGAACGCGCTCCCGAGCACGTGCACACCTACCGGATCACCCGCCTCGGACTCTGGAACGCGCGCGCCGCGGGCCACGACGCCGAGGCGATGATCGACACCCTGGAACGCTTCGCGAAGTTCCCCGTGCCGCAGAGCGTCACGGTCGACATCCGCGACACGGTCTCGCGCTACGGACGGCTCGTGATCCGTCGTGAGGAACGACCCGACGCACCCGTGATCGCGAACTCCCCCACCGAGGAACTCGAGCGGCTGCCGCTCCTGTTCCTCACCGCCGAGGACCCGTCGGTGCTGGCCGAGGTCATCCGGTCGAAGCGCATCAAGCCGCTGCTCGGTGACATGCGGTCCTCGACCGAGGTCGAGCTGCAGCCGTGGGCGCGGGGACAGATCAAGCAGGAGCTCGTGAAGCTCGGCTGGCCGGCGGAGGACCTGGCGGGCTACACCCCTGGCCAGCCCCACCCGATCGACCTGGACACGGCCGAGTGGCACATGCGACCGTACCAGGAGCAGGCCGTCGACACGTTCTTCGCCCAGGGCTCCGGCGTCGTCGTGCTGCCCTGTGGTGCGGGCAAGACGCTCGTCGGCGCGGGCGCGATGGCGACCGTCAAGGCCACCACGCTCATCCTCGTGACGAACACCGTCTCGGCGCGGCAGTGGCGCACCGAGCTCCTCAAGCGCACGACCCTGACGCCGGAGGACATCGGCGAGTACTCGGGCAGCGTCAAGGAGATCCGGCCGGTCACGATCGCGACCTACCAGATCCTCACCGCCCGCCGGAAGGGCGAGTACACGCACCTGTCGCTCCTCGACGCCCTCGACTGGGGCCTCATCGTCTACGACGAGGTGCACCTGCTGCCCGCGCCGGTGTTCAAGCTGACCGCCGACCTGCAGGCCCGCCGACGCCTGGGCCTCACCGCGACGCTCGTGCGCGAGGACGGCCGCGAGGGCGACGTCTTCTCGCTCATCGGGCCGAAGCGGTACGACGCCCCGTGGAAGGAGATCGAGGCGCAGGGCTACATCTCGCCGGCCTCCTGCTACGAGGTCCGCATCGACCTGCCGCACCAGGACCGCCTGGAGTACGCGGCGTCGAGCGACGACGAGCGCTACCGGCTCGCCGCGACGTCCCCGGCCAAGACCCCGGTCGTGCGGGAACTCATCGAGAAGCACCGCGGTGAGCAGATCCTGGTGATCGGGCAGTACATCGACCAGCTCGACGAACTGGCTGCGTCGCTCGACGCCGCGGAGATCACGGGGGCGACCCCGGTCGACGAACGGGAGCGGCTGTACGACGCGTTCCGGTCCGGCGAGGTCGACGTGCTCGTCGTCTCGAAGGTCGCGAACTTCTCGATCGACCTGCCCGATGCGACCGTCGCCATCCAGGTCTCCGGCTCGTTCGGGTCCCGGCAGGAAGAGGCGCAGCGGCTCGGCCGGCTCCTCCGCCCGAACAAGGACGGCCTGCCCGCGTCGTTCTACACGCTCGTGGCCCGGGACACCGTCGACCAGGACTTCGCGCAGAACCGGCAACGGTTCCTGGCGGAGCAGGGCTACTCGTACACGATCCTGGATGCCGACCAGGTTCAGACGCCCGTGGGCTGACGTACGAACCGCTCCCAGGAAACCCCGAGGGAACAGTCAGAAGATAGGACCATGAGCGATGGCCCCAAGATCCTGATCGTCGACGACGAGCCGAACATCCGCGACCTCCTGACGACCTCGTTGCGCTTCGCCGGCTTCGCCGTGCGTGCGGTGGGCAACGGGGCACAGGCGATCTCCGCCGTGCTGGAAGAAGAGCCGGATCTCATCATCCTCGACGTGATGCTGCCCGACATGAACGGCTTCGGCGTGACCAAGCGCCTGCGCTCCTCGGGCTACACGTCGCCGATCCTGTTCCTCACGGCGAAGGACGACACCGAGGACAAGATCACCGGCCTCACCGTCGGCGGCGACGACTACGTCACCAAGCCGTTCTCGCTCGACGAGATCGTCGCCCGCATCAAGGCCATCCTCCGTCGCACCATGAACGACGAGGAAGACGCGATCATCCGCGCCGGCGAGCTCACGATGGACCAGGACACGCACGAGGTCACGATCGGCGACGCGCAGATCGAGCTCTCGCCCACCGAGTTCAAGCTGCTCCGTTACCTGATGCTCAACCCGAACCGCGTGTTGTCGAAGGCGCAGATCCTCGACCACGTGTGGGAGTACGACTTCAACGGCGACGCGGGCATCGTCGAGAGCTACATCTCGTACCTGCGCCGCAAGCTCGACCAGTACTCCGCCGAGCCGATCATCCAGACCAAGCGCGGCTTCGGGTACATGCTGAAGGCGTCCAAGGCCTCGTAGCACCATCACCTCTTCACGGCGGTCGTCCGGTTTCACCGGGCGACCGCTGTCTATCGTTGGGGCAGCATGCACACGCGAATGAACCACTGGTGGGACGGGATCTCCCTGCGCACCAAGATCACCGGGATCACGGTGCTGCTCGTCGCGCTCGGATTGCTCGTCGCCGGACTCGGCACGATGACGGTGCTGTCCACCTACCTCATGCAGCAGCTCGACAACACGGTCAAGCAGACGACCGAGCAGCTCGAGGGTCAGAACATCAGTGACGGCGAGCAGTACTGCAAGCTGTCCGTCGTGGTGTCGCAGAGCGCCTACGTCGCCGCGTACGACGCCGACGGTGACCGGATCTGCCAGACGAAGGCGTCGAGTCGACCCGACGTCCGTGAAGCCACCCTGGTCGAGGCCTCGCAGTCGAACCAGCGCATCTCGCTGTACGACAGCCAGCACAACCACGAGTGGCGCGCCCAGATCATCCCGGCGTCGCTGCAGAACCAGTCCGACGGCACCACCGAGACCGGCTACGTGCTCATCGCCGTCTCCAGTGCCGGCACCGACGAGACCATCGGCAAGTTCACCGCGATCTTCCTCGGGTTCGGTGCCTCGGTCATCCTGCTCGGCGCCATGCTCACCCGCTTGCTCGTCACCGCGACCTTCGACCCGCTGCGCGACGTCGAGGACACCGCGGCACGGTTCGCCGCGGGTGACTTCAACCAGCGCCTCGAGGCCGACACCCCGAACACCGAGGTCGGCCGCCTGAACCGCTCCCTCAACGTCATGCTCGAGCGGATCGACTCCGCGTTCGAGGACCGCGAGCGCACCATCGCCCAGATGCGCCGGTTCGTCGGGGACGCCTCGCACGAGCTCCGCACGCCGCTGGTGTCCCTGCGCGGGTACGCCGAGCTATACCGGATGGGTGCCCTGCGCAAGGAAGAGGACGTCGCGCAGGCGATGGAGCGCATCGAGAAGGAAGCGCAGCGGATGGGCCTGCTCGTGCAGGACCTGCTGCAGCTCGCCCGCATCGACGAGTCGAAGCCGCTCGAGCTCGGCCCGGTCGACCTCGTCGCCATCGCCCGCGACTCGGCGCTCGACACGATGGCCTCCAACCCCGACCGCGAGATCCAGGTCCTCGTCGAGGACTCCCTGACCGGCGAGAGCGTGCCCCAGGCCGTCCGCCCGTCGGCGTCGTCGTCCATCGGCTCTCCGGACTCCGGTGAAGCACCGCCCGTGTCGCCCACCTCGGCGAACACCACCGGGCCGATCGCGTTCTCGCGCCAGACCATCGCCCGACTCCGGGCCCGTCGCACCCGCGCCATGAACATCGACGCCGGTGCCGCGCCGACCGACGAGACCACCCCGCTGCCCACGGTCGTGCTGCCGAAGCGCCCGCCGATCGTCCTGGCGGAGGAGAACAAGATCCGCCAGATCGTCACGAACCTGATGGGCAACGCCATGCGGTTCACGGCGAACGACGACCCGATCGAGATCGGCATCGGCGTGGACGACGAGCGCGGCATGGCACACCTCGACGTGATCGACCACGGTGAGGGCATCCCGCCGCAGCTGCGCGAGAAGATCTTCCAGCGCTTCTGGCGTGCGGACACCTCCCGCGCCCGGGACACCGGTGGCTCGGGCCTCGGGCTCGCCATCGTGTCCGGCATCGTCGCGGCGCACAACGGCTCGGTCGAGGTATTCGACACCGAGGGCGGCGGCGCCACCTTCCGCGTCTGGCTCCCCCTGCTCCCCCGCGACTTCTCCGCCTGACCCGCGCGGGCCGTGCGGCCCGGCCGCTCGCGTCCCGCGGGCGTCCCGGGTGTCCCGTCTGTCCCGTCCGCGGCGTCCCGGGTGTCCCGTCTGTCCCGTCCGCGGCGTCCCGGGTGTCCGTCTGTCGCGTCCCGCGGGCGTCCCGGGCGGTCACAACACCCCGTCCGACGCCACCGAGTGGTCACGATCTGTCGTCTGCGCGCTCGCTGGCCGACAGTTCGTGACCGGCCGGCGCACGGCCGTCGACATGTCGTGACCGCCCGGCGACGAGATCTTCAGCGTGGCGATCACGGCCGTCACGCCGACAGCCGACGACTTCCGACCGCTCGGACCTCGAACGCCTGGCGGAGTCGCTCGAACAACACCGCGGGTCGGTGTGCGTCCGACGCCGTCGCGTGGATCACGAGCCAGTCGTTCACCACGAACCCGTTGTCCCGTCGTTGATCGTGTCGGAAGGTGTCGCGCTCGCGGTGGTGATCGCCGTCGTACTCCAACACGATGCGGTACTCCGACCACGCCATGTCGACGCGGCCGAGGAACCGCCCCGCACCATCGTGCACGTCGACGTTCAGCTCCGGCTCGGGGAACCCCGCTTCGACCACTGCCAGACGGAGCCAGGTCTCCTGCGGCGACTCCGCCCCGGCCCGGACGAGGTCCAGCGCGCGCCGAGCAGCGAGCGCGAAGCGTGTGCCGGGGCGGATCGACGCACGGAGGTCGTCCGCCGTCGCCAGCCCGGCTGGTCCGACGAGGTGGTCCCCGATCGCGACCAGCGCGTCCCGATCGACCACGCCGGCGCACTCGAACCACATCTGCGCGGGGACACTGACCGGGAACCCGCGGTATTCGACGGTCCTCGGCCGGTCCAGCCGGTGCGCGACCACGCCGGGCCGACGCATCCGGCACCCGTCCCTCGCGGTCGAGACGTGCACCGGGACGACCGCGCGCACCGACTGCGGCAGTGGCGCACCCCAGATCGCGGCAGCCGTCGTGTGGCTGAAGAACTGGTCGGGACGCATGACCAGGGTGACGGCGCCGATGAAGTCCACCGAGTCGATCGGAGCACGCACACCGTGGACCGGGGCTGCCAGGTCGGTGCGCCGGAGTCGTTCCGGATCGATGCCGTGACCGACCGCATCGGCCACGCGGAAGGTGGTGCGGTCGAACGGAGCAGGGAGGCGACGGGGAGCTGACATGCCGTCATGGTCGTCGCGGGGCACGTGAGCCGACCACGCGCACTCGCAACCTGTGGAGAACGAGGTGAGCCGGGCCTCCTGTGTGGGAGAGCCGACCGCAGACACGCGCAAGCCGCACGCACGAGCCGGTCACGACTCCCCGCTCCTGCGCCGCCGGACGGTCACGTTGTGTCGACTGGAACGGGCCGAGCCGACTATTCGTGACCGCTCGGCGGACCTGAGCGGGGTGTTGTGACCTCCTGACCCGCCCCCGCCCCCACACACGCGGAAGGGCCCCACACGCGCAGCGTGCGGGGCCCTTCCGTCAGACGGACTTAGAAGTCCATGCCACCCGTCGGGTCGCCAGCCGGAGCAGCAGGGGTGCGCTCGGGCTTCTCGGCGACGACGACCTCGGTGGTCAGGAACAGACCGGCGATCGACGCAGCGTTCTGCAGCGCCGAACGCGTGACCTTGGCGGGGTCGATGATGCCGGCAGCGATCAGGTCGACGTACTCGCCGGTCGCGGCGTTGAGGCCCCAACCCGACTCGAGCTCGCGGACCTTGGCGGCGACGACGCCCGGCTCGAGACCGGCGTTCAGCGCGATCTGCTTGAGCGGCGCGTCGATGGCCACGCGGACGATGTTCGCACCGGTCGCCTCGTCACCCTCGAGCTCGAGGGCCTCGAGTGCGACAGCACCGGCCTGGATGAGGGCGACGCCACCACCGGCGACGATGCCCTCTTCGACGGCAGCCTTCGCGTTGCGGACGGCGTCCTCGATGCGGTGCTTGCGCTCCTTGAGCTCGACCTCGGTCGCGGCACCCGCCTTGATGACGGCGACGCCACCGGCGAGCTTCGCGAGGCGCTCCTGGAGCTTCTCGCGGTCGTAGTCGGAGTCGGTCGCCTCGATCTCGGCACGGATCTGGCGGACACGGCCGGCGATCTGCTCGGCATCGCCGGCACCCTCGACGATCGTGGTCTCGTCCTTGGTGATGACGACCTTACGGGCACGACCGAGCAGGTCGAGCGTCGCGTTCTCGAGCTTGAGGCCGACCTCTTCCGAGATGACCTGGCCGCCGGTGAGGATCGCGATGTCCTGCAGCATGGCCTTGCGGCGGTCGCCGAAGCCCGGGGCCTTGACGGCGACGGACTTGAAGATGCCGCGGATCTTGTTCACGACGAGCGTGGCCAGGGCCTCGCCGTCGACGTCCTCGGCGATGATCAGGAGCTGCTTGCCCGCCTGGATCACCTTGTCGACGACCGGCAGGAGGTCCTTGATGTTCGAGATCTTCGAGTTGACGATCAGGATGTAGGCGTCCTCGAAGACGGCTTCCTGACGCTCGGGGTCGGTGACGAAGTACTGCGACAGGTAGCCCTTGTCGAAGCGCATGCCCTCGGTGAGCTCGAGCTCGGTGCCGAAGGTGTTCGACTCCTCGACGGTGACGACACCTTCCTTGCCGACCTTGTCGATGGCCTCGGCGATGAGCGCGCCGATGGTCGGGTCAGCGGCCGAGATCGACGCGGTCGCGGCGATCTGGTCCTTGGTCTCGATGTCCTTCGCGTTGGCGAGGAGCTGGTCGGAGACGGCGGCGACCGCCTTCTCGATGCCGCGCTTGAGCGACACGGGGTCGGCACCGGCGGCGACGTTGCGGAGGCCTTCGCGGACGAGCGCCTGGGCGAGGACGGTCGCGGTGGTCGTTCCGTCACCGGCGACGTCGTCGGTCTTCTTGGCGACCTCCTTGACGAGCTCCGCACCGATCTTCTCGTACGGGTCGTCGAGCTCGATCTCCTTGGCGATGGAGACACCGTCGTTCGTGATCGTGGGAGCGCCCCACTTCTTCTCGAGGACGACGTTGCGGCCGCGCGGGCCGAGCGTCACCTTCACGGCGTCGGCCAGCTGGTTCAGGCCGCGCTCGAGGCCACGGCGGGCCTCCTCGTCGAAAGCAATGATCTTAGCCATGTGGTTTTTCGTCCCTCCCGGACGTCGTCTTGGGGGTCGTGCTGGCACTCAGCGTGAGCGAGTGCCAACGCCGATTCTGGCACTCGCCGGGTGTGAGTGCAACACAGTCGGGAGGCTCGTGACGACTTCCCAGGACACGTCGCGTCCGGCGGACCCCGCACCACCGCCGCGGTCACGCTCCCGGCACCGGTCGCCGTCCACGCACACGACGAACGCGCCGCCCCTGATGGGACGGCGCGTTCTGGAAGTGGTCGTGCTCAGGCGGGGCGGACGTACTCTGCCTGCGGGCCCTTCGACCCGGTGCCGACGTCGAACACGACGGCCTGGCCCTCCTCGAGGACCTTGTAACCCGACATGTCGATGGCCGAGTAGTGCACGAACACGTCCTGGCCCCCTCCATCCACGGTGATGAAGCCGAAGCCCTTTTCAGCGTTGAACCACTTCACGGTTCCGTTGGCCATGATCTCTTGCTCCCTGGTACTGCAGTGCGGAACGACGTGATCGTCGTCTGCATGGGACTCTGACCGAACCGGTCCGATCAGGCAAGAGGTGTGACGTTGTTTCACGTCGATTCCGTCAGAAATCAACGTTCCCGAAACACAGCCGTCACACAATGCGCGAATAACGCGGTGGAACGGGATCAGCCGGTGTAGTCGGCGCCGAGGACGACGCTCACGTCGGCGTTCGGGAACGCCGCGGACTGCTGCACGGCCGTGACGCCGAGCTGCTTCGCGATGCCCTGCGCGACCGCCGCCTGCGACGCCTGCTGGTAGTAGACGATCGTCGACGTGGAGCCCGTCGTGCCGGCGTCTCCGGTGGAGGCGACCTGCCAACCGGCGCCGGTCAGCGCCGCACTCGCCCGGCTTGCGAGGCCCGTGGTGGTCGTGCCGTTCAGCACGACGACGGTGGTGGTGCCCTGCTGTGCCGGCGTCGCTGCCGCAGCGCTGTCAGCCCCGGCCGAACCGGAACCGGCGGACGAGGACGCGGACGGCTTCGACGTCGCCGAGGGCTTCGCCGTCGCGGACGCCGACGTGGACGTGGAGGGCGAATCGGATCCGTTGAAGGAGTAGCTGCCGTTCAGCACCGCGAGGGAGAGCACCCCGACGCCGACGAGCACACCGGTGGCGAGCGCCGCCCAGGCGAAGACGATCCAGCCACGCCCGCGACGCTGTGCCCCGCGGTGCGCACCGACCCGCGGGCCGTCGGCGACGTCGTCGAACCGGTCTCGGGGGAATCTCGTGCTCATCGTTCCTCTTCACGTCCTTCGGGAGCTGCACCGGGGGCGACGAAGCTGCGCGTCGCCCGGGCGCTGGTGCGCGCGTGACGGAGCCGCTGCAGCCGGGTGACGAGCTGCGGGTCGTACGCGAGTGCCGCGGGTGAGTCGATCACGCGGTTCAGCACCTGGTAGTAGCGCGCCGCCGACATCTCGAACTCCACCCGGATCTCCGCTTCCTTCGTGCGGTCGTGCCGTGCCCGGTCCTGCTCGAACGACAGCACGTGCTTCGCGAGCTCACTGAGCTGGTCAGCACCGAGCTGGTCAGCACCGAGCTGATCAGCGCTGCGCTGGTCGACGCTGCGTTCGTCGGTGGGGCTGGTCACGGCGGTTCCGATCACGTATCGGGTAACGGGTCTCGCACATCGTAGGGGTGGAGTCGATCCGGACCCTGGTACGGCGCTGGACTGTCGCGAACACCGGTCACAGGTTCGGCGCACGGAACCAGCGCACACGCGTGCCGAACGGGTCGGAGACGGCGACCGCGACGCCGTCGAGCGAGACCGTCGCGAAGGCGTCCGGGTCGGCCGCGTCGACGTCGTCGGGCAGCGTCGCCGCCACCCCGCGCAGGATGCCGGTGCGTTCGAGGGCGATCCAGTGCACGCCTCGCGCACGGATCCGGTCCACGAACCGCTGCCGGTCCGCGCCCGGCACGTAGACCAGGGTCCCGGTGGTCAGGACGACCGGTTCGACGTCGTCCGGCAGGGCGTCCAGTGCACGGTCGAGGTCGCCGGGCACGGCGCCGACGAGCCGGTCTGGAGGCACGGCGAGCGCCGCGCGCGCAGCCTGACGCATCAGGGCGGTCCGGTCCGACGCCTCGGGCGGGACGGCCTCGACCAGCCGGTCGAACGCACCGGGGACCGACAGGTCGATCGGGTTCGGGTCGAGCGCCACCCGGACGCCGACCCTGATCGGGACGGTCGCGGGTGTGGGAACGGCCCCGGAGGCGTCCGCGACCAGCCGGACCGACGGATCGGCGACCGCCGTGTGCATCCGCAGGACCGCGGCCCCGGAACCGACCCGGTAGTCCAGGGTCACCCGGTCCGGGATCGAGCACAGCCCGGCGGCGGCTCCGGCGTCGACCAGGCCGAGCGGACGCGCGGACCCTTCGGCGAGCGCCGCGAACAGCGGGATGACCGGTGCGAGCCGTTGCGGGTCGTTGGCCTGCACCGTGGCGGAGGCGAGGGCCGCGACCAGCGCGGGGCGGGCCTCCAGGCCGAGCGCGCGCAGCGCATCCGGATCCGACGGGTCGGCGCCCAGCCGCCGCGCGACCGCGAAGAACAGTTCCGGCTGCCGCTGCTGCTCGGGGACCTCGGCGAGGAGCGCGACGAGGGAGTCGTCGAGCGACCGTGCCCAGGCGGCGTACGACGGCGAGACGACCCGGACGCGGTCGGCGTACGCGTCGTACCGGGCGCGGGTGTCCATCAGCGCCCGGGCCGGTGCATGCCGACGTGACGGATGCCGGCCTCGTCGTACGGTTCCCCGAACCGCACGAAGCCGTACCGCTCGTACAGGGCGGCGACGTACTCCTGAGCGTGCAGGACGAACGGGTCGTGCCCGTGTTCGTCGAGGACGGCGGCGACGAGCCGGCCGGCGATCCCCTGCCCACGGTGTCCTGGGTCGGTGGCGACCCGGCCGATCACCCACGCCGGTGGCTCCGCGCCGTCGGGGTGGACCTCGTCGACTGCCGGGCGGA
Encoded here:
- a CDS encoding helicase-associated domain-containing protein; translated protein: MTTTADLAARLRAMPDDALERLVAARRLPTAALAETGPQRITDFFDLAEALRSDDAVDAAVEHLPRATILALREGGAVDALGPAIELGLADEDGAVDDAVAARVATHPDLTSLDEQPGGPEQVRPAAPALDAAALERARTTGAEQAFATMTVLAELLRAVDAGAVRELVKGGIGMPLARTLAERIGTDAELVAGRLALLDGIGFADPDTGRWIVTDAGHAWLLAGWPERWVSLVAAWSDTLPPAVHQVLDLADGDLRDLVPLGRWAYPAGSRWLDALLLDVAGTAASLGLAVDGIVTSTGRALLDGDAEQAADDLPGTVERVYLQHDLTVIAPGPLAPVDDDALRTVAVLEAPGLAARYRISEDTLRAAFRAGHSRDDLLSLLGRLSATGIPQPLAYLIDQVAGRDGSIVVDRGPGGVGTEVRGTADQLDLVGVDAELRQLAWERPDLTTLTTRYPPHVVHTALEDQRYPAVLTTAARPEAHHGPPGRRSPTGRSPEQSAHALVERLRLTTQRGDAEPEQEWLGRQIDLAVRGRTPIRVTVRMPDGSERPFSIVPTSVAAGRVRGRDTAVDVERTLPLSLVVSVESDA
- a CDS encoding DNA repair helicase XPB, with the translated sequence MNGPLIVQSDRTVLLEVAHPDAEDARHELAAFAELERAPEHVHTYRITRLGLWNARAAGHDAEAMIDTLERFAKFPVPQSVTVDIRDTVSRYGRLVIRREERPDAPVIANSPTEELERLPLLFLTAEDPSVLAEVIRSKRIKPLLGDMRSSTEVELQPWARGQIKQELVKLGWPAEDLAGYTPGQPHPIDLDTAEWHMRPYQEQAVDTFFAQGSGVVVLPCGAGKTLVGAGAMATVKATTLILVTNTVSARQWRTELLKRTTLTPEDIGEYSGSVKEIRPVTIATYQILTARRKGEYTHLSLLDALDWGLIVYDEVHLLPAPVFKLTADLQARRRLGLTATLVREDGREGDVFSLIGPKRYDAPWKEIEAQGYISPASCYEVRIDLPHQDRLEYAASSDDERYRLAATSPAKTPVVRELIEKHRGEQILVIGQYIDQLDELAASLDAAEITGATPVDERERLYDAFRSGEVDVLVVSKVANFSIDLPDATVAIQVSGSFGSRQEEAQRLGRLLRPNKDGLPASFYTLVARDTVDQDFAQNRQRFLAEQGYSYTILDADQVQTPVG
- a CDS encoding response regulator transcription factor gives rise to the protein MSDGPKILIVDDEPNIRDLLTTSLRFAGFAVRAVGNGAQAISAVLEEEPDLIILDVMLPDMNGFGVTKRLRSSGYTSPILFLTAKDDTEDKITGLTVGGDDYVTKPFSLDEIVARIKAILRRTMNDEEDAIIRAGELTMDQDTHEVTIGDAQIELSPTEFKLLRYLMLNPNRVLSKAQILDHVWEYDFNGDAGIVESYISYLRRKLDQYSAEPIIQTKRGFGYMLKASKAS
- a CDS encoding sensor histidine kinase, translated to MHTRMNHWWDGISLRTKITGITVLLVALGLLVAGLGTMTVLSTYLMQQLDNTVKQTTEQLEGQNISDGEQYCKLSVVVSQSAYVAAYDADGDRICQTKASSRPDVREATLVEASQSNQRISLYDSQHNHEWRAQIIPASLQNQSDGTTETGYVLIAVSSAGTDETIGKFTAIFLGFGASVILLGAMLTRLLVTATFDPLRDVEDTAARFAAGDFNQRLEADTPNTEVGRLNRSLNVMLERIDSAFEDRERTIAQMRRFVGDASHELRTPLVSLRGYAELYRMGALRKEEDVAQAMERIEKEAQRMGLLVQDLLQLARIDESKPLELGPVDLVAIARDSALDTMASNPDREIQVLVEDSLTGESVPQAVRPSASSSIGSPDSGEAPPVSPTSANTTGPIAFSRQTIARLRARRTRAMNIDAGAAPTDETTPLPTVVLPKRPPIVLAEENKIRQIVTNLMGNAMRFTANDDPIEIGIGVDDERGMAHLDVIDHGEGIPPQLREKIFQRFWRADTSRARDTGGSGLGLAIVSGIVAAHNGSVEVFDTEGGGATFRVWLPLLPRDFSA
- a CDS encoding endonuclease domain-containing protein; the encoded protein is MSAPRRLPAPFDRTTFRVADAVGHGIDPERLRRTDLAAPVHGVRAPIDSVDFIGAVTLVMRPDQFFSHTTAAAIWGAPLPQSVRAVVPVHVSTARDGCRMRRPGVVAHRLDRPRTVEYRGFPVSVPAQMWFECAGVVDRDALVAIGDHLVGPAGLATADDLRASIRPGTRFALAARRALDLVRAGAESPQETWLRLAVVEAGFPEPELNVDVHDGAGRFLGRVDMAWSEYRIVLEYDGDHHRERDTFRHDQRRDNGFVVNDWLVIHATASDAHRPAVLFERLRQAFEVRAVGSRRLSA
- the groL gene encoding chaperonin GroEL (60 kDa chaperone family; promotes refolding of misfolded polypeptides especially under stressful conditions; forms two stacked rings of heptamers to form a barrel-shaped 14mer; ends can be capped by GroES; misfolded proteins enter the barrel where they are refolded when GroES binds), coding for MAKIIAFDEEARRGLERGLNQLADAVKVTLGPRGRNVVLEKKWGAPTITNDGVSIAKEIELDDPYEKIGAELVKEVAKKTDDVAGDGTTTATVLAQALVREGLRNVAAGADPVSLKRGIEKAVAAVSDQLLANAKDIETKDQIAATASISAADPTIGALIAEAIDKVGKEGVVTVEESNTFGTELELTEGMRFDKGYLSQYFVTDPERQEAVFEDAYILIVNSKISNIKDLLPVVDKVIQAGKQLLIIAEDVDGEALATLVVNKIRGIFKSVAVKAPGFGDRRKAMLQDIAILTGGQVISEEVGLKLENATLDLLGRARKVVITKDETTIVEGAGDAEQIAGRVRQIRAEIEATDSDYDREKLQERLAKLAGGVAVIKAGAATEVELKERKHRIEDAVRNAKAAVEEGIVAGGGVALIQAGAVALEALELEGDEATGANIVRVAIDAPLKQIALNAGLEPGVVAAKVRELESGWGLNAATGEYVDLIAAGIIDPAKVTRSALQNAASIAGLFLTTEVVVAEKPERTPAAPAGDPTGGMDF
- a CDS encoding cold-shock protein gives rise to the protein MANGTVKWFNAEKGFGFITVDGGGQDVFVHYSAIDMSGYKVLEEGQAVVFDVGTGSKGPQAEYVRPA
- a CDS encoding LytR C-terminal domain-containing protein; translation: MSTRFPRDRFDDVADGPRVGAHRGAQRRGRGWIVFAWAALATGVLVGVGVLSLAVLNGSYSFNGSDSPSTSTSASATAKPSATSKPSASSSAGSGSAGADSAAAATPAQQGTTTVVVLNGTTTTGLASRASAALTGAGWQVASTGDAGTTGSTSTIVYYQQASQAAVAQGIAKQLGVTAVQQSAAFPNADVSVVLGADYTG
- a CDS encoding DUF3263 domain-containing protein, whose protein sequence is MTSPTDERSVDQRSADQLGADQLGADQLSELAKHVLSFEQDRARHDRTKEAEIRVEFEMSAARYYQVLNRVIDSPAALAYDPQLVTRLQRLRHARTSARATRSFVAPGAAPEGREEER
- a CDS encoding DUF2332 family protein; the encoded protein is MDTRARYDAYADRVRVVSPSYAAWARSLDDSLVALLAEVPEQQRQPELFFAVARRLGADPSDPDALRALGLEARPALVAALASATVQANDPQRLAPVIPLFAALAEGSARPLGLVDAGAAAGLCSIPDRVTLDYRVGSGAAVLRMHTAVADPSVRLVADASGAVPTPATVPIRVGVRVALDPNPIDLSVPGAFDRLVEAVPPEASDRTALMRQAARAALAVPPDRLVGAVPGDLDRALDALPDDVEPVVLTTGTLVYVPGADRQRFVDRIRARGVHWIALERTGILRGVAATLPDDVDAADPDAFATVSLDGVAVAVSDPFGTRVRWFRAPNL
- a CDS encoding GNAT family N-acetyltransferase: MSEHSVHHARWTRLTTDELYGIVVVRNRVFALEQRVTAEDFDGRDREPDTEHWWFGTDTDAVGYLRLIRPAVDEVHPDGAEPPAWVIGRVATDPGHRGQGIAGRLVAAVLDEHGHDPFVLHAQEYVAALYERYGFVRFGEPYDEAGIRHVGMHRPGR